tttatggaaacaAAGTTCGTACCCCTATAATTCCAAGTCTAAACCTGTCCAAGTGGATGgcggcccacttggacaaagaatcaaattcatccattgtgataccatacagtaGAAAACAGAGAGAGAAGAACAGAAAcggagaaaaaaagaaagaggaGGCTTAACTAAGAGTAGGAGGACGACCTATCGGTGGCTAATTACAATTCCGTTAATCTCTTCGCGCGTTCatcaggtgtgtgatatttacATCTGCTATACCCCCATGTGTGGCAAACAAGTGAGAGCAAAAGAGTCTGAATTTTAGCACGGCGAGTGCAGGATAGCTAAGGATGAGGTGATGAGATCAATCCGCTTCATTCTTCAGGCAGCTTCTTGGCTTGAAGCAATCCCACGTCTCACCGCATAGATACCTAATGGACAATGCCCGGttaggatgcccacgaaattagAGAGCGGTGGCTTtgttatatacacacatatatatatatatatatatatatattatatatatacaatatatatatatatagaattttactcagaatatttattcgattttttttataattttataatcagaattttaatattatatatatttcaagTCTGCAGTTTTATAGTACATTAAAGAGgggttgaatttttaaactgttttttgCTCGGCGGTCTTGCGCGTTTCCTCCATTTAACAGTTTAACCCATCCTGTAAATATATCCAGATTATTCTGATCGCAGCTGTACCTATATTTCGCTCGCTCACTTTGAAGTGTCGCTACTAAAAATCATTTTCGTAAAGCGCCTTATAGGTATGTGATAGAAAAGAATTGATTAATTcggaattttctcaaaaacttgTATTCTCCCCTTTGGTacgcattttatttgttttgatttttgtttggatttcctgtaaaataaatttccaaaatatgtTTGATTCTGCTTTGCTACGGTTCAGAGTTTTACATGCGATATGCATTTGAATTCTCACATAAATTACTATACATACGCATATAAGTATGCCATATTAATTTTGAGTAATCTGACAAAGTGCATTGCAATATTTCTGGCAACCACCCAAGGTAAAGCAGAATTTACAAATGCTTAAATGCATGCGTTCTTTCTCCGAGCCAAGTAAATCTTCTTAAATGCAgtggttgtagttgttgttggagCTGACGCGCTCGAGTGTGAAATTGCAACAAGACATAAAatgatttcatttttacttttatttataactgtCACTTTGCAGGGTTGCACAAAGTGTAGAGCAAGTCAGGTGGTGTGGTTGATTCAGGTGAAGGCTACGCATGGGAATAGTTATTGGAATAGCTTAACTGTGATGATTTATGTTGGTAGTGCTTTTAAagttacaaaaatgtatttagtgGCATTCAGTGATTATAAATTTGATatcaaaatactacaaaatGCATAAATAGCAACATTTTATAGAAAAGAGCAACTTTGGTATTCTTGATTCTTACTACAGACGCTGCCTCTgttaaatgtaaaattatttttgtctgaAGAAATGAAACTACggcaaaatttttacaattttgctgaacatttttcgaatttttgaagttttgaatatATAGAGAATATATAGAGCAGTGATCAACTTCCTTCGACTTTTGGGGTGAAACACCacacttaagggggtcttctaccgtcacggtttgaaaaaatcgatttttttttttttagattttttaaaagctactaatgttaagagtatgctataaagagggttttatgaaaaacatgttccttcatgagcatttcggggagaatacaagcatgcgcgtggcattttcgagcgtttctttatctttaaacgccttttcccgaaagttgacttttttcaactttctggtcacacatctactataaatatttgtcgaattcattccatcttttttccagttattcagtgaacatctcgctatgttttcccagaccacttttttcaatttttgattagtttaattttgcgggcctctaaagtgtaaaaaaaagaggaaattttcaaactttttttttaaaatcacgcattttttacaaatttcaaaatatttaaaatcgccactgggaaaacatagccaacgctacactttatgataaaaaaaattttttttgatttcagataagtaaaatggtcgatcgcgagccacaaagtcgcctaggaaatttttacaagggcaacctcgaggacggttcaaggacacagggccaaagaattcgatttgaaaaatatatttttaaatagtgcaaacttgtgcaaattaaataaaaaaaatctgatttcattatctcaagtggttgctttgtaattaattcccaaaaataagcccgagattaaggcgcgacggtagaagacccccttaaccaCTGTGAAGCGCTGGTACAAGCAGGTCCAACGTGACCGTCtacaaaaaaatcatcaattaaaaatgcaagatcgtcatgtgacatgTCGCGACATTGTGGCATGCTTGGGTATTATTGAGGTCAGCATGCATTTAGTACTGCACGAACTTTTGGTTGGACAGACGATGTGTTctcgttatatatatataatatataattggcgcgtacacccttttctttggatgtttggccgagctcctcctcctatttgaggtgtgcgtcttgatgttgttccacaaatggagggacattcaattttaagtcgactccgaacggcagatatttttatgagaagctttttcatggcctaactactctcggaggtttgccattgtctgccgaagggcgaccgctattagaataatgtttttcttaattttggtgtttcagcgagattcgaaccaacgttctctctgtgaattccgaatggtagtcacgcaccaacccattcggctacggcgaccgcctttGTTCTTGTTGGATACCGCAAAATTTGACAACTGCCTTTAAAACGGACTTTGTCGGTCGGTGTAAAGGATTGTTGAAGAATTTCAGCCGCGGTGCTTCAAAGCAAGTCTATGATAGTATAATAGCTGACGCATCTTGGGTCTATTCCAAGGCgtgcttaatccaacaaaaatagtttgcagaagaagcacctcaaatcaaatggtcgcctgtttttcggGAAATCTGGTCCAAGGAAACCTAACACAGTCATTTCTAAGTGGTATACAACCATTTGTCTAGCAGAAGTTATCGAAgagttaatataatatttagaaaaacaataaagccatatttattattattttactgcattttcattattgggcgcaaaatatgAAAGGTAACCTTCGTATTTGTAGAAATAAAGCTGGCCGATTTTTGTGGGACTCACTATTTGGCGATTGGAATTTGTTTACCAAAACTCTTCCATCCGGAAttattactaaattttaaataaaaaggtattgttagaccaaatttttttaattaatgcttttattattatatttaattaatgtttTCGATTTTCGGTGACCCTCATTGTGTATCAATTGCCGAatacttaataaattttaaaatttgtgcatAAAGCAAGTATGTGCATAGATCACATTACGTTTATAAGTAaaagtatgtgtacatatatatggcaTTAGGAAACTGTAATTAATTTGACATTCGTTCGCATGTAACTCAAACGCCCCGTCGCCGTTCATTAATGAATTCTACAAAACATGCTAACTAGTACACGTATATGCCAAGAGATGTAACTCCTACATTTCATACGCGTTTCACCATGCATATATGcctatatttataaatacatgcacacatatttgCTGTAGCTAAgcttaaatacatacacaaacactaAAATGCGCGTTTGAAAGCTGGTTGATAAGtaagaggaaaaaaattaagtttatttcCGCTTCCTGCATTTGCTTGGCTTCAGGGGTCGAATGAATTATTTAGTTCACtctgtttttaaaaaacacacaCTCACATTTGGTAGTTTAACGCGAATTGTCGGCAAACTGACCTGAAAATTGAACCAAATTCTAAGCAGATGTACTCGTACACCAACATCTGTATGGCCCAGCAAAAAACCTGTTCAGCATTTACAAATGGCATCACATTTgtgcataaaatatttgcatttcgcTTAAGTAGTAGGTGAATCACTGAATAAGAGTGCAATGAGATGCACCAAATAGCGCAAAGTATGATACAAGTGAAGCCAGTGACCTGAGCGAAGGATAGCGAGCACAACATAGGCGCATTCAATATGCTGTTTTACTGATGTGTTTAATGCGCGAGTGTAGGTATATGTTGGTGTTGCTTTGCTTTTTTTGGTACTGGGTTTCGCTTGAAAAATATGCGCTGAGATTATGCCTTTGTTATTTTCAGCAAATTGCAAGTTGATTTATTGCGGGAATTTGGAGAGAATTCTGGAGAGAACCAAAGATCTTGTTTCTGCACTGTATAGCAAGACGGGAGTGATGAGCATTTGTAgaatgtcattttgctctctcgaGAGAAGGCTTTACCTGTTGAGTCCAAAGTaacatttgttggcaagagtttTATGCGCTTGATCTCGAAGCTGACGTCATTTCTGTAGATGATGCTGGTCCCAAGGTAGACAAAGTCCTTCACCACCTCGAATATCTGGTTTTCAGTACTGATATATTGTCCAGGATGCGAAAACTCCTTGTGTGCTAACAACAGGCACTTTGTTATGCGATCATTTATCGAAAGACCCACATTGCTCGCCTCCCTCTTTAAGCTCGAATATGCCAAGCATACAATGCTGCTGGTTTCGCCGATAATACGGATGTCATCGGCATATACTAGCAGCATGGTCCTCGGCAGCCTTAAAGGGGTTTTCCAGTAAGAGGTTGAAAAAGTCACAGAATAGAGAATCACCTGGTCTGAAgcctcgtttggtatcgaacGGCTCATAGAGGTTACTTCCAATTCTGACGAGGCTTGCGGGAGCGCTCTACGTCATCTTacacagccgtattagttttgcaggGATACCCAACTTAGACATAGCTGCATAGTGGGTTGGTATCAGGTCTATGGTGGACTTACTAGGCCTGAAGCCGCACTAATAATGTCCAATCAGTTTCTTGACCATGGACTTCATTTTGCTAAGCAGGCTTATTGCGTGGTAACTTGCGTAGATTGCAGGAAATCCCTTTTTATGTAATGGACAAAGCACATGCAGGCTTCAACCGCTTGGCATGTTCTCATCCGACCATATCCTGCGAACGAGTTGATGCATACGATTTGCCAGCTCTTCGTCTCCAGCTTGGAACAGTTCGGCAGGTAGTCCGTTGTCTCCAGCGCCTTTGTTTTTCTTAAGTCGCCTAATGGTTATTCGCGCTAACTctaagctaatgtacaatagtatattaattatatatatatatataattggcacgtacactctttttgggtgttttgccgagctcctcctcctatttgtggtgtgcgtcttgatgttgttccacaaatggagggacctgcatcttcaagccgaccccgaacggcagatattttttatgaggatatttttcatgacagaaattcactcggaggtttgccattgcctgccgaggggcgaccgctattagaaaaatctttttcttaattttggtgtttcagcgagattcgaaagagggaaaaaaaatatcaatagtttCAGTAGTGATAGTAATGGCAAGTGCTTTTAAGCCAATAAACATCGACGGCAGTACGAGAATTTAAAAAAGCCCAAATAGTTAATTGgtttgttttttccatttttcttcattttaatgaACTCGCTACTGAGCTCGTTTCAAATCATTTACAAACTTTTACACATATTTTAGAAAAGCTTTcaacttcaatttttaaatcatttgctgAAATTATGCATTACCATGCACACTCTATATATTATCGTAATTCATAGTGGCCGCATTGATTTGTAATTGAAAATTGATGGGTCTGTTTTTCGGTTCCCTCCTTCCTCACGCAGCCCCGCCCTTCCTCTATAGACATCATTTTCAATTGCACTCTTCTACGGGAATAGCGGCTTCATATTTCAATGCATACAATGTTGcacaataatataaaattccaACATTGCACGTCATCTGCGCTGATtgaattttctactttttatcaTTGCATGTAACTGCACTAAATATGCGTATGTGTTTGTGTCATTTGTGGTATCCCGCAGTTGTATATTTAACTATATGCGCCTACAGGGAACTATATATATTTACCAATATCTGCTTACACATACACCTACAAcatttttgccaaaatttagGTCAGAGTATGGAGAAGTGAATGCTTAATATTTTCATGTACAGCTACTTGTGTGGGTTTTGTAAAACCTAATTGTTTAAATACCAATATTTCTGATTTAGTTTGTGTGCAGATATTGAACTCATTCATTATTTGTGGGTTATTATGCAGTAATTAAATGCGTGAAATTGACATAAGGTGTGCGAAAATAGGTGATATGAAagctattaaagaaaaaaaattgtttttttttgttagcacAAATGAGGCCATAAATCGGGAGCGACATGTTGGTAAACCGAAATTGGTGGTCGCCgaagataaaaataattttcggaGATTTTATGTGTTGACATTTGTTgaccttatttaaaaaaatcgacttgCATTGAAATGAAGTTCCtgtttgtattttgttattttttcctaACGGAGATGCATTTATTTCTGACCAAAAGCAGGTAGCGAAAATGAAGTTTAGTTCTGTAAAGTTCTTAAGAAAAATTGCGAAACGAAATTTgcttaagtattttttaaggacattttcttacttaactttttacttttcttgaGAGGTTTGCGATTAAAAcaaaggaaaattaaataacataaaagaatatctaaataaaatattctagaTCTGATGAGAAATTAATTACTATACTACTTTATGTACTATTATTACttctatataatataatatacaatattagATACTTAGTTATCGGCGACAGTCTGGGACTATCGTGCTTGTTTTATCAGCTGTTTCGCGTTCGATTTCTCAGTTGACAGGTGCGAAAAGCGGCAAAAAAAGGAACTCAGTAGCGACGAGAGAGTTTGCCGTTACGGTGGCGGAGTAGTAAACAGCAGTGATTGCAAACTGTCCTGTTTTTGGTTAAAGTCGAGTAAAATTTAACACGTTTTTCAGctgttaaagtaaaaaattgacaaaaattaaaCTTGAGTTTGAGAGGCCCTGTATGATCACCGACATGCGTTGACGATGATATTAAAGTGCTAGACTAAGAAAAAAAGGCCCTCTTCATAAGCAAAAGTGCAGTGCAGTcagagtaataaaaaatttaaagtaaaaaaatattttattatttaatgcaATTGTAAAACTCATTACGCAATATGAAAAgttagtaataaaatatttaccattTGAAATTTCGAAGACGAAATACAGTAAAGCTTTACTAACATATAAGCTGTAAGCTCTTTTAGGAAAAGCTTAATCCCATAAATATATTCACAAGACGAAGTGGCGAAGAGCTAAATATGCAAGCTTTCAgagatatttttcttatttcttataccCATAAAATAACCAACAAAAATGAAGTCATTcgtgataaaaaaaatgcttgtgtATTAAACAAGTCTGTTTATGTAAAGAAATTGGTTGAGtatgatttgaaattttgtttactcaacttaaaaattttttttgctcttctATGCgactataaattttaaaacaaaagttcTAAATACAAATCTTCCACTACTTAAATTCTCTGCATTTGTATACGAATAGCTCTATGGCTCACCGCAACAGCTTCGCTATCTGTTGGTGACTTCTCAGCGTGTTCCGCGTCCTCTTCCACTTTGTAGATGCGCAACAGCGCCACAAGTGCCACCTTGATTAACATTTTGCTCAAACGCTTGCCCAAACAGTTGCGTGGTCCATCGTCGTACGGCAAATAAGCGCATGCGTGACGCGCCATCACCGCCGCTGCCTCAAAGCGTGCCGGATCGAATTGCTCGGGGGATGGATAAACCGTTGGGTCGTGGTGTATGGCATGCACGGGTATTAACACACAAGTGCCGCGTTCGATTGCATAAGCAGAGCCGGGAACAGGGTAGTCGCTGAGTGTGTGGCGCATGAGCATCTCTGTCACAGGGTGTTTACGCAATGTTTCTGCATAGATATAGATATGTAGTATAAATGAGCTTTCTAATTCTAATACTAAGTTAGTTATGTGTTTAAATTGACGTTGACCCACCTGCCACCACCTGATCGAGGTAGTACATGTGCCCCATTGCTTCGTAGCTAAACTCAAGCTCGTAATTCTGCAACACGCTCACAATATTCTGGCGCAATTGCCGCTGTATTTCCACGTTGCAAGCCAGTTCATGCAAACAGTGTGCCAGTACTGTTGCAGTATTAGCAAAACCGGTTAGCAGTGTGGCAAACGATTGTTTGACCAATTCCATTGCTTTGCGCTCATTGTCAGCTTCATTAGCTTCACTGCGATCATTTTGCTCATCAGACAGCATTACAATAAGTATTTGTAGAATGTCATTTCGTTTCGTCTTATGTGTTCTTCGCTGTTCTAACACCTTTTGCACTACATCCGCTAGGTGTGCACTCAAATTAGGTGACACCACTTGAGCATGCGTGCACTTGGCCCAACACAAACTCGTATTTGTCATCATCAAATTAGCTGAAAATCGCGTTTGACACTCGCGCGTCAATAGCTCATTTATGTGCCAGCGCAACGCCTCCACTGACTCATCTGCGCCGTCCAGCTCTACGCCAAACACACAACTGACTAATGCATCCGTGGCATAGCGGGTGCAAAGCATTTGTAAATCTATAGTGTGACGTTCTCTTGGAAGAACTGCATCCGCATTGGCTACTAAGCACTCAGCAGCTCTGATGACGCGCGGAAATATGAAACCCATTTTAGCCGACCAGAAGCAAGGGGTCAACTTGCGGCGCAACGCCTGCCATTCTGTGTTATCAAGTGAATAAAGAAAATCTTTGTTAAGTGATTGATTGCTCAGACGATCAGAGAAGTTTGAGAAATCATCGATCAACACACGTTTCACCAGCTCCAAGTCGAGTATGACAATTGCAGGTGTAGTGTGGAGAAATATGCCTGCGATGGGCGTGCTCGCCTTAAAATGATTGTAGGCGCTGCGTAGTAGATGCTTCGAATTGCGCTGGCTGGGCAGGATATCAGCTGCCACATAGGGTAAGCCACGATGTTCAAAGTAGTTCAGTTTATGGCGGTAATATGAGTAGATTAATGAGAAGGGTATGAGTATGCCGGAAATAGCTAACGCCAAACGCCAAGCCATTTGATAGCAGTTGAATAAAATAAGCGATGAATATTTTcacgaatatttaattttattttgaatatttttcaccaCTTTCACGAAAAGAGCTAAAAGTATACGAATACAGAATAAGTTGGTAAGAATGTCACTGTTCTATTCTTGTTATTCCAAAAGTGGTTTGTGACAATTGTTTTCACGCTGATCTAATAGACTGACTCAATGAGAGCTTTCAAGAACAAGATTTGTTTAGGAGCATTCAAGCTTGGGAAAAAGCTCTTTCAGAAATGCATgcataagagagagagagactcAGAAAGATATAGAGAGATACAGAGAGAGATACACAAATATACATCTAGGCCAAAAATATGTTGACtaagatatgtacatacataaaggtAATAAAGGCTTATACACTTAGTTCAACGTCCTTATAGTTTGTCGATCTTTTCCGGCCCGAAAAATACagattcgtttctgcaatcacctccttgtttgaataaaatctttttcttaatagccttttcttcaaaatattgggGAACAATTAATAGTCCGAGGGTACCAGGGAAATCACTAGCCTTCTTCGATTCAAATGAAtgcgaacacaaaaaaatagatCGATCTGACTGAAACTTGGTTTGTGTTCTTGCAACAGATGCTACTATACCTAACCTCGATGAGCGCCAGTGGTGCCATCTCTCCGACtttacacggacttttcaaactacCCTCGCACAAGTATAATTAGCATCCACAACTTTACATCTGGTTTACAACTAATAACAGTTCTTGAGGTTTTTTCTCTTTAATCTTCTTGTAACAGTTGCTTCATTACTTAGTTCGGAAGCTTctctgttattttgtttttattctttcaGCGTGTTTCAAGGCAAAGAGATTGACCGAATCTGATATAGTTTCTATAGCTAAATCCTGGTGCTGATCTTCATTACGCGCGTAGCAGGGAGTTTTAATGATTCCCCTGATTATCTTATTTTGGAATGGCTGCGTAACGCTAATGTGGTACATCACCATAATTGAAGTCCACATCGGTTATAGCACTTGGTTGTAAATAGGCAGCCTAGGTTGAGCTCACAGCTCAGAATTTCTGCCAATTATCCCTtgaaacttttacatttttaaattgagctatttccATTTGAGCTTTACTTCCAAAGCCATGCTTACATACTTGGCGGTATCGGCATATGACGCTATCGCTGAAAGAATATATGCaagtttatatataattttattttttgaaatccatGTTAACTGATTAGGTTTCATTCAATTTCATAATCCAATTTTCAGACCATGTAATAACTTCGTCCATGGATTTCATCAATTCGCATTCGGTGGACCAGCTAAGATAAAAGTGTCGTCAATAAATCTAGCTACTTTGCACGTTTTTGGCACTGGCAGGTCTGAGGTATAGAGCAAATGCAGTACCGGTCCGAGTACAATGCCTTGTGATATCTCTCTCATTTCCAAAAGTGCCCGCGCTTGCTTTACTCTGAAGTATACATTTGCTAACTCTAATGGAATTATGTTCTAAATAGAAGAAAACTAAAATCAGTCTTCGTATGCGCAAGTTTTAAGATCGTTGCATATAAGCGACAACGCGCACTTAAACTATCGCACTATCGggttaaacaaatatttcagaCGTTATTATTTTCATCCACTTTTCACTCTAAGAGACCCAAGCGTGGGTGCGCATTCCAGCAAAGAGTCCGAAAAAGATACTACACggcgttattaaaaaaaaataaaattaattaaaagaatgaaatttaatgaagcaaataaatgagGCTTACCGCTTCTCTTGCGCAATAATGCCGTCACAACCATTGCATTAATTTTGTGTActcattaaatttcaattattgttGCATAATTCCCAGCGCAGGTGAAAAG
The sequence above is drawn from the Anastrepha obliqua isolate idAnaObli1 chromosome 4, idAnaObli1_1.0, whole genome shotgun sequence genome and encodes:
- the LOC129244940 gene encoding probable cytochrome P450 6a14, giving the protein MAWRLALAISGILIPFSLIYSYYRHKLNYFEHRGLPYVAADILPSQRNSKHLLRSAYNHFKASTPIAGIFLHTTPAIVILDLELVKRVLIDDFSNFSDRLSNQSLNKDFLYSLDNTEWQALRRKLTPCFWSAKMGFIFPRVIRAAECLVANADAVLPRERHTIDLQMLCTRYATDALVSCVFGVELDGADESVEALRWHINELLTRECQTRFSANLMMTNTSLCWAKCTHAQVVSPNLSAHLADVVQKVLEQRRTHKTKRNDILQILIVMLSDEQNDRSEANEADNERKAMELVKQSFATLLTGFANTATVLAHCLHELACNVEIQRQLRQNIVSVLQNYELEFSYEAMGHMYYLDQVVAETLRKHPVTEMLMRHTLSDYPVPGSAYAIERGTCVLIPVHAIHHDPTVYPSPEQFDPARFEAAAVMARHACAYLPYDDGPRNCLGKRLSKMLIKVALVALLRIYKVEEDAEHAEKSPTDSEAVAVSHRAIRIQMQRI